One Streptomyces sp. RPA4-2 genomic window carries:
- a CDS encoding DUF6296 family protein, protein MQTPDRYRLSFTHQESGVGVITDEVVVERTATLGPGGNPVYSDPTGILRAEISSAGEVRMLASGGYQSPVSPTAEPLP, encoded by the coding sequence ATGCAAACCCCGGACCGCTACCGGTTGAGCTTCACCCACCAGGAATCAGGTGTCGGCGTCATCACGGACGAGGTGGTCGTCGAACGCACCGCCACCCTAGGGCCGGGCGGAAACCCGGTGTACTCCGATCCCACCGGCATACTCCGCGCCGAGATCAGCTCGGCGGGAGAGGTGCGGATGCTGGCCAGCGGCGGCTACCAGTCGCCCGTGTCACCCACCGCCGAACCGCTTCCCTGA
- a CDS encoding VOC family protein, giving the protein MMSDRTLDRGVVSSHTVFGAPCWVSLTTRDLRAAEDFYHAVLGWEWHSGTLGDQYRFARVNGVPVAGVSGMSGIGAKMATWTAYFAVASADETVSRSQERGGTTAVGPISFPPGRAALLADRDGAVFGIWEGQLVAGWEAWRRAAPVFVRLHTRDAFDAAIFYAEVLQWASSDPASCQVDYEDNEVVLRSQGDVVARIHSGAVGAAPDPTIRPHWRVHFTVDDVEACARAARAHGGTAHQQGAGSTEAILSDPDGAHFSVSCHDAQ; this is encoded by the coding sequence ATGATGAGCGACAGGACACTCGACCGTGGGGTCGTCTCCAGTCATACGGTGTTCGGCGCGCCGTGCTGGGTCAGTCTGACCACACGTGATCTGCGCGCCGCGGAGGATTTCTACCACGCCGTACTGGGCTGGGAGTGGCATTCGGGCACGCTGGGTGATCAGTACCGGTTCGCCCGCGTCAACGGGGTGCCCGTCGCCGGTGTCTCGGGGATGTCCGGGATCGGCGCGAAGATGGCCACCTGGACCGCCTACTTCGCGGTGGCCTCGGCGGACGAGACCGTGTCACGCAGCCAGGAACGCGGCGGCACGACCGCGGTGGGGCCCATCTCCTTCCCGCCGGGGCGGGCCGCGCTGCTGGCCGACCGCGACGGAGCGGTCTTCGGTATCTGGGAAGGTCAGCTGGTGGCCGGCTGGGAGGCGTGGCGCCGGGCGGCCCCGGTCTTCGTACGACTGCACACCCGTGACGCCTTCGACGCCGCCATCTTCTACGCGGAGGTCCTCCAGTGGGCTTCCTCCGATCCCGCTTCCTGCCAGGTCGACTACGAGGACAACGAGGTCGTGCTGCGCAGTCAGGGCGACGTCGTGGCCCGGATCCACTCGGGCGCGGTCGGGGCGGCACCCGACCCCACGATCAGGCCCCACTGGCGGGTCCACTTCACGGTCGACGACGTGGAGGCCTGCGCCCGCGCCGCGCGCGCCCACGGGGGCACGGCCCACCAGCAGGGGGCCGGCTCCACGGAGGCGATCCTCAGCGACCCCGACGGGGCGCACTTCAGCGTGAGCTGCCACGACGCCCAATAG
- a CDS encoding DUF4177 domain-containing protein — translation MSSAYTYEYKVVTFRESLIGDALDSDKLEKVLNKHAEDGWALKAITSADVKGRIGPGAVEGLLLTLERPRA, via the coding sequence ATGAGCAGCGCATACACATACGAATACAAGGTCGTCACCTTCCGTGAATCGCTCATCGGCGACGCGCTGGACAGTGACAAGCTGGAGAAGGTGCTGAACAAGCACGCCGAGGACGGCTGGGCGCTGAAGGCGATCACGTCCGCGGACGTCAAGGGCCGCATTGGTCCGGGCGCCGTCGAGGGGCTTCTCCTCACCCTCGAGCGACCTCGCGCATAA
- a CDS encoding IS607 family transposase encodes MKLSEWAARNGVHYQTAWTWAKEGRMPVPVRQTPSGTWLVDEPAPETSGRVVAYCRVSSADQKPDLDRQVARVVQGATGLGLPVAEVVTEVGSGLNGRRRKLHRLLSDPRAAVIVVEHRDRLARFGVEHLEAVLSASGRRLVVLDPTETADDLVRDITEVLTSMCALLYGRRAAKNRAARAVAVATGEAAE; translated from the coding sequence GTGAAGCTTTCCGAATGGGCGGCGCGCAACGGTGTGCACTACCAGACCGCGTGGACGTGGGCGAAAGAGGGCCGCATGCCGGTCCCGGTGCGCCAGACGCCGTCTGGTACGTGGTTGGTCGACGAGCCCGCCCCGGAGACGTCCGGCCGTGTCGTGGCGTACTGCCGGGTTTCGTCGGCGGACCAGAAGCCGGATCTTGACCGGCAGGTGGCCCGCGTGGTCCAGGGGGCTACCGGGCTCGGCCTGCCGGTTGCGGAGGTCGTGACCGAGGTCGGCTCGGGGCTGAACGGGCGTCGGCGCAAGTTGCACCGCCTGCTGTCCGACCCGCGGGCCGCGGTGATCGTGGTCGAGCACCGGGACCGGCTAGCCCGGTTCGGCGTCGAGCATCTCGAAGCCGTCCTGTCCGCCTCCGGGCGGCGCCTGGTTGTCCTCGACCCCACCGAGACCGCCGATGACCTGGTGCGCGACATCACCGAGGTGCTGACCTCGATGTGTGCCCTCCTGTACGGGCGGCGGGCGGCGAAGAACCGGGCCGCCCGCGCGGTGGCCGTGGCGACCGGCGAGGCTGCCGAGTGA
- the tnpB gene encoding IS607 family element RNA-guided endonuclease TnpB, producing the protein MKKFQPQPGFQVQAFRFALDPNTTQEHALRSHCGAARAAYNWAVGWVTASWWQRRAEESYGIAEAGLTQWRPWSLPALRKAFNETKHADPRFAAWWEENSKEAYNTGLANAAAAFDNYTKSKQGKRHGKRMGTPRFKSKRKARLSCRFTTGAIRVDTGGRHVTLPRLGTIRTHEPTVKLLARVEAGTARILSATVRHERGRWYVAFQAEVKRDLERVARPDVAVGIDLGVKTLAVMADSTGEIRTVANPGHYDRARKQLRRASRIVSRRQGPDRRTGQKPSKRWEKANAARNRVHHRVANLRADALHKLTTSVAAEYGTVVIEDLNVAGMLRNRRLARRIADAGFAEIRRQLTYKTRQRHTTHLVAADRWYPSSKTCSGCGAVKAKLPLHVRTYECDTCGLVIDRDDNAALNLAALAAACLTGTGVAGEQDTTEVVSKPRGADQKTRATRTRRKASAGRAGGATLPHQRQEEARDRTHAEALTLW; encoded by the coding sequence GTGAAGAAATTCCAGCCACAGCCCGGGTTCCAGGTTCAGGCGTTCCGGTTCGCCCTGGACCCGAACACGACTCAGGAGCACGCGCTGCGCTCGCACTGCGGCGCGGCGCGTGCCGCGTACAACTGGGCTGTCGGTTGGGTGACCGCGTCGTGGTGGCAGCGCCGCGCGGAGGAGTCCTACGGCATCGCCGAGGCCGGGCTGACGCAGTGGCGGCCGTGGTCGCTGCCCGCACTGAGGAAGGCGTTCAACGAGACCAAGCACGCCGACCCCAGGTTCGCCGCCTGGTGGGAGGAGAACTCCAAAGAGGCGTACAACACCGGCCTCGCCAACGCTGCGGCGGCGTTCGACAACTACACCAAGTCCAAGCAGGGCAAGCGGCACGGCAAGCGGATGGGTACGCCCCGCTTCAAGTCGAAGCGGAAGGCCCGTCTTTCCTGCCGGTTCACGACCGGCGCGATCCGCGTGGACACGGGCGGCCGGCACGTGACGCTGCCGAGGCTGGGCACGATCCGTACCCACGAGCCCACGGTGAAGCTCCTCGCGCGCGTTGAGGCCGGGACGGCCCGGATCCTGTCCGCGACCGTGCGGCACGAGCGCGGACGCTGGTACGTCGCCTTCCAGGCCGAGGTCAAGCGCGACCTCGAACGTGTGGCGCGGCCGGACGTGGCGGTCGGCATCGACCTCGGCGTGAAGACCCTCGCGGTCATGGCCGACTCGACGGGTGAGATCCGCACCGTCGCGAACCCCGGACACTACGACCGGGCACGCAAGCAGCTGCGCCGCGCCTCTCGCATCGTCTCCCGCCGCCAGGGCCCCGACCGGCGCACCGGACAGAAGCCGTCGAAGCGGTGGGAGAAGGCCAACGCCGCCCGCAACCGCGTGCACCACCGGGTGGCGAACCTCCGCGCGGACGCCCTGCACAAGCTCACCACGAGCGTTGCGGCCGAGTACGGCACGGTCGTGATCGAGGACCTGAACGTCGCCGGGATGCTTCGCAACCGGCGCCTCGCGCGCAGGATCGCCGACGCCGGATTCGCAGAGATCCGACGCCAGCTCACCTACAAGACCCGCCAGCGCCACACCACCCACCTCGTGGCCGCGGACCGCTGGTACCCCTCCTCGAAGACCTGTTCCGGGTGCGGCGCGGTGAAAGCCAAGCTGCCGCTGCACGTCCGGACCTACGAATGCGACACCTGCGGCCTGGTCATCGACCGGGACGACAACGCCGCACTCAACCTCGCCGCTCTCGCGGCAGCCTGCCTGACTGGTACCGGAGTGGCTGGAGAGCAGGACACCACCGAGGTGGTGTCGAAGCCTCGTGGAGCCGACCAGAAGACCCGCGCCACCCGCACCCGCCGCAAGGCGAGCGCGGGGCGGGCAGGTGGCGCAACCCTGCCGCACCAGCGGCAGGAGGAAGCGAGAGACCGTACTCACGCCGAAGCCCTCACGCTTTGGTGA